The sequence TCCAATGCGGGGATAGCATATCTTCCAGCTGGGGACTATCTTATAATGGCAACACCTCAAGGACCCGATTCTAATGGCTTCTATAAGGTCACGGTTGGTCCTATCATTGATGGAACTGGACTCTATTCTGTTGCAGATTCGTCAGTGATTGGTGTTAGAGTCAATGCAGATATTCTCAATCATTATGCTGTTAATGTCAGCCTTATGACCAATGATAATGTCAGTGTGACGACAAAGATCAACTTGTTTAGTGAAACTGGGCGGTCAATCACTTCTACTACCCCGACACTGGGCCACGTCCAAAATGGTTTTGGCTGGACTGCAGTTGGAGCAAACTTCTCCACATTGGAATGCGGTCTCATGACAAGCCGTTCGTTAGATGATGGAGGATTGATCATTGCTCTCAAGCCTTACGATACAAAGAATACTACCACTGGTGCTCCTACAAATGAACTGCCCGGCAAAGTACACACTTTCGATGTTGATTTTGTTGATTATATGAGTGAAGCATTCAATGGCACAGTGACCTTAGATGCCACCTCTGGTTCTGGTTTCCGTTCTGTCCCCTTAGAGGAGCCACAGGACTCATCCGAGTCTTATGTGTTCCAGTTAACTCTGAAAGCAGACCAGTGGTACAACGTTTCAGTCCGGACCGCCGATGTCACTTCTATTTCTATGAGTCTCTTCCAAGACTTTAATGGTCGAATCCAGACCCTAACATGGAGTTACTTGGATGACACTATGATTGGTTCAGTCAGTGATATGGGCCTTCAGATTCCATCGATAGGTACGGATGCTGTACTTGTTGTAGCAATTGATAGAAATGCAGGTGTAGATACAGGTTCTTTGAACATCACACTTACAGAGATGCTTACGAACGTGATCATTCTCCCTGCTGATTTGCTAAATCTGGCCTATCCAGTATCTTCGGGAACAACCTTTGTGCCGACCGACTGGCTTGCTCAGAATGGGCTTGTCTTGGTTGCAGGTGCAGGTGTTGCTGTTGCGGCTGTGGTCATTGTTTTAGTTGTTCTCAAGAAACGTCGTCCATAGAGTATTGTTTTTAATCTGGTGAGGGAATTTTTCCCTCTCCCCTTCTTTTTTTCTCTTGTGAAGCACTTCTATTAGTGACGTGAACGTGTTAGTGGATACACAATGACATTCATCATTAAGTTATGTGCAATTATGAATCAACAAGAGTTACTGGTCCCATTCCTAAAATGCAGGAAGGAAGGAATCTGCGCCACCATGACCATGGGCCGCCATCTAATTCGGCGGCCTAAACACATCTTTTTCTCGACTAATTGGCAATGGATGACTAATGTGGTCACTCTCGATTGTCGTCATCTTGAGTTTCATGTGCTACCTCTAGCTCATGTGCCTGAGTCATTCGTTCCGGTGACAACACCTCATCGAGGGTCTTTTCGTCAAGCAGTCCTTTCTCAAGGACGATCTCCCGTATCGGCCGCCTTGTTGCAAGTGCCTCTTTTGCGATCTTGGTCGCAGCCTTGTATCCTATGTACGGATTGAGTGCCGTCACGAGACCCACACTACGATGTACGACCTCTAGGCCCTCGGGGTTGGGACTGATTCCCTTGATGCATTTATTCGTCAGGATTGGAATTGCATTTCTGAGAAGTTTAAGCGCTTGGAAGAAGTTGTACGCGATGAGTGGTTCAAAGGCATTCAGTTCGAGTTGTCCACCATTTGCTGCAAGCGTTATGACATTATCGTGACCAATGACCATGGCCGAACATTGGATCATCATCTCGGGAATGACGGGATTGACCTTCCCCGGCATGATCGATGAACCGGGTTGAACCGCCGGAAGGACGATCTCGTGGAACCCGCCTATTGGTCCCGATGAGAGCAGGATCAGATCGTGGCAGATCTTGCTCAAATTGGATGCCATGACCCGCAGGAGGCCTGACGCGTGTACAAACTCATCACTGTTCTGTGTGTCGTCAACTAGGTTCTCTGCGGTGACAAGGCCATTCAGTCCCGTGACTTCACGTAAGTGTTTCTCAGCCAGTTGGATATAATGAGGATCCGCATTTAATGAGGTGCCGATGGCAGTGGCTCCGATATTGTGGGTCTCAAGAACCTGCCGGGCCAATCCAATACGGAGCAGATCACGTTTTAGGCAGGCTGACCATGCAGAGAATTCTTGTCCAAGTGTGATGGGTACAGCATCCTGCATCTCAGTGCGTCCCAGCTTGAGGATATCCTTGAACGCCTCAGCCTTCTCGTCAAGCGCCATGATGAGCTCTCCGAGAACATCCGAGAGTTCGTTGAGATTGAATATGGTGGCGATCTTGATGGCCGTCGGATAGACATCGTTGGTGCTCTGTGACATATTGACGTGATCATTTGCAGCAATGGGTGTCATTGAGTTACGTGGGTATCCTAGAATCTCATTTGCACGTGACGCAATGACCTCGTTCGTGTTCATGTTAGTAGAGGTTCCCGCACCACCCTGGAGCACGTCCACAACAAACTGGTCATGGAGTTTTCCGTCAATGATCTCATCACACGCTTGAATGATGGCACGCGCATATTTTTTCTTTAATAGCCCCAGATCTCGATTTGCCAAGGCACAGGCCTTTTTGACCATTGCTAACGCAACAATCAGTTTGGTGTAATTGCCTATCGGAATGAGTGATACGCCAAAATTATCTTGGGCACGGCTTGTCTGGACTCCCCAATAGGCATCACGAGGAATCTTGCGTGTGCCAAGTAGATCGCTCTCTTCTCGATATTCCTCATGTTCGTGTTTGCTCATGTTATACACCACAGGAGAAAGGTCGGTTTATTGAATATCAGTCTATTGTAGCGATAGTAAAAGCGTCTTACTGCTATGTTAAAGTGAGATCACTAAATCTCCCTCATACTCTCGCGATTCTGCTATCTTGAGGCGCTCTTCTAAAATCCAATAGCCTGACCATCTTTTCTATGATCGGATCCACCAATCCATGCATTGTCTAAACGAATGATTGCCTGACCCCCACCAAAACTTACCATGGTCTCATGATGGAGTCGGTGACCTAGTCTACGTAGCTCTCCTTGAATATATGGCGGAATCCCATTTTCTAGTGCAACCATGTTCGTTTCCTGATCATGATGGAACCGTGGATGGTCCAATGCCTCTTGTGGTGTCATGTTGTAATCGACAAGGTTACTGACGAACTGTACATGCGCCTGCGCCTGATGTGATCCGCCCATGATTCCGAATACACCATAGAACTCGTGCTCTCTATAGAGCGCGCCGGGAATAATGGTGTGGAACGGGCGCTTACCTGGTGCATAGGCATTTGGATGCTTCGGGTCCAAGCTGAACAAGTTTCCGCGGTTCTGGAGTTTAATTCCTGTTCCGGGAACAACAAGACCACTGCCAAAGCCCATATACAGACTATTGATGAATGATACAGCCATCCCCTCGGCATCAGCAGTTGCCAGATAGATAGTGTCGCTACGAGGTAAGGCTCCGGTGATGGAAGGTTCCATTGCCGATGCCTCATTGATTCTCTTTGCACGTTGCTTGGCATATCCTTTCGATAGAAGCTTCTCAAGTGGTACGTCGTAGAAATAAGGATCCGCATTGTGTGCGAGGAGATCGGCATAGGCGAGTTTTTTTGCCTCGATCATTAGGTGATATCGTTTTGATTCCAAGGGGCCAAAACGTGATATCTCCAGTTCTGTCAGTATATTGAGCATGATCAGGGCAGCAAATCCTTGACCATTAGGGGGATGTTCAAACACTCGGAGACCATGATACTCACTTGATATGGGGTCGGTCTTTTCTGTGCGATGGCGTTTCAAATCCTCGTGTGTCAAGAAGCCTCCATGAGCCTGTACCGTCTTGACAATGGCATCAGCGATATCCCCTTCGTAAAACGTTTCAGCCCCTTCATTTGCTACGGTTTCAAAGGTATGTGCCAGATCTTTGTTCCTCATGAGATCTCCCATTTGTGGGGCACGTCCATCGATGGTGAATACTCTTTGCGCCTCATCGTTCTGAAGAACTGGTACTAACATCTTCCAGTACTGTGAAATTATCGGCGCGACGGGGAAACCATCACGTGCGTATCTGATTGCAGGAGCCAATACTTCTCCAAGGTCGAGATTGCCATATTCTTTGTTCAGTAGCTCCCAGAGATGCATTGCTCCCGGCACAGTCACGGGAGGGCCACCACGTACCGGCATCTTTTCCCATCCGTCTGAGAGTAGTTCGTCCAAGGTGACAAGTGATCCGGCTCGACCAGATCCATTTAGTGCAATAGGCCTATGGCCGTCGGGCGTGTGTAGAAGAACAAATGCATCGCCACCACAACCTGTCGAGAACGGTTCGGTCACATCTAAGACTGCCGCTGTGGCGACTGCCGCATCAGCAGCATTACCTCCTTGACGAAGGATCTCGATACCTGCTTGGGCGGCTAATGGTTCAGAGGCTGCAACAATTCCTTTGGGAGCGAGAACGTCAGATCGGCCGGTTTTTCTTCTCCAAAACAACTACTCTCTCTCCTCTCATATTGGTTCAATTCTCTGTTGGTTAAATAGTAATACTGAACTTGACTTCTGAAGTATCGTGAGTAGTAGGCATCCCTACTATTGAGTAAAACGGTCTGACACCACACCATCACGGGGGCTGTCTATTAACAAAAAATATGTTTTAATTATTTCGTTAGGTTTTGATCTGATTGGAGATGTTCATATTGACCAATGCTTAGAACCGTGCGGTCTTCAGAACTCGTGTAATATGCTTCGAATCTTGTCAAAGAGCACATCCATATTTTCACCAGTCTTTGAGCTGACAATAACGTGATCAATTCCCAGTTCTGCTGCAAATTCTATTATTCTGCGTTCTGGAATCTGGTCTTTCATATCCGTCTTTGTTCCAACAAGGAGTCGTCGTTCTACAGGGATCGCCGCGAGTAGATTCAACCATTCTTTGAGTTGTTCTAGAGTTTGAAGATCAGAGCAATCAAAGACAAGCAGTGCTATTTGAGACCCTTTGATAAGCGTCCCCTGCATGAACCTGAACTGTTTCTGACCACCAAAATCAAACATTGCCAGTGTTGCCTGTTCGTTGGCTTCAATCTCAATTGACATTGATTGTACATTGACTCCGACCGTCATATGGGTTTCAATGAACATTCCCGTTGCAAGATGGCCAATTAGCGTACTCTTCCCAACACCGCCTGCTCCAACAACTGCAATCTTGACAACCATTGGACGTTGCATTTGTACTGATTGTGGCACACTCAAGATATTCCTCTCATGATAATATATCCTATTCTATTCAATTAAGGCTTGTTATAATGTATTCTTACCTTCGTGGAGTGTTCTTGGGGCCACTATTCCTTCGGTTTAGCCAACTGATCCGTTAAAGGCCCTTGCGAGAATGATGTTTTAGCATATATTTGATTATTCCACAAAGTAGAAACTAATAAAGAGGGTATTGTCACCAAAGGTTCGAGTTCACATGGCAGACGACGAGATGAAGATGCAGGACATTCCTGAGGGAGGCATCATCGTTGAGAGCAGTATTGAGGACCTTGAAGCTGCTGCTGGCAAGCTCTTGGTCACATTTGATACATTTGTTCTAACGCATGATGGATGTCAACGTGATTATGATGGAAACATTGACGTAGGGGAATCCGTAGTGTATCGTGAACGGATCGACCTTCTTCCTGCGGAACTTGTATGCGTGAATTTGGGCGAGGGATCGTGGTACCTCTTTGTCACCTATGAAGTTCCCGAGTCTGGTTTTCCTACAACACGAGATGCGATGAAAGTTGCAGAGTCCGAAGAGAAGAAGATGCGTATTCTCAAGGAATTTCTTGACAAGGAGCAGGGTGCTAAGATCACTCACGTTCACGAGTGGGTTCCTGATGAGCGTGTGAATGCGCGGCGGATCCTCTCGATAATTCGAGATGTGGAGAGCAGGTTCTCACGGTGTGATTGATCAGTCAGTGTTCCACAAGTTCATTAATTGAGTGGCTCTTTGGACACGCGCGAGATTAGCCATTGTTGTTGGTTGCACTGAGGACTCCTTCAGGTCAACTACGGTATCAGTGGCCAAGCTCTGCAAGAGCAATTGAATCTGCTGGATCTCATCATTGTGAATTTGGCTCTCATAGCCGAGATTGGCCAGTCCCGTAAGGGCATTCTCGATAACTCTGAGAACTCCCAAACTCTTTAGTATCAATGTTGTTGATTTACTATCATTGACCTCCATGAGGTGATTCAGTAGGATCTGATATGAACTGGTAAACTCATCCTTGAGCGAAGGCCACTTGCCTTGAATCGCTTCATGTAATCTTCTCTCTAATTTTTGAAATGCATGTTCGAACACTGCTATGACTTCCGGTCCTCGATCTTTGCAAGTGGCTGAGAGTACGGCCAATGAGAATGGTTCACTGATGATTTCTTTGTCTAGTGAGGTCATCTGGCCTGCATCAAGTACATAATGTTCCCCTGCAGCAGTTGGGCAATCTACCAAGACACTTAGTAGATCACAACCACAGCAATCACAGATGAGCGCTCCAATAAGAACACGTTCGAGTGACGCGGCCAACTTGTAAATTGCGCCCTTATCAGGCACTTGTCGGAGATTGACACGACCATCTTGAAGTATAGTGATGTTTATCTCATCACGGTCAGCACGCGCATACCCTAGCTCACGACTGCATTTGATGAAGGAAAACTTGTCCCCGAGATGATCAAGGAGATCGCATAAGACAAGAGGATCAAACCCTCCAAAGTTCATCAACTGACCTTGAGGAACCCCATTGTAGATTGTGAGAGTTCCACTGACTCGCTTGATATCGTCTTTGCAAGGTTGAAGGAATGCGATTTTTACCGAGGATCTTTCTGGTGCAGGTTGGGGTGACACTACATGTTCACGAGTGCGCATTGTTTCTAGAGTTGTGCGGAGATTGACAAATTCACCAGTTTGCATGACAGGACAGGCATCAAGATCAAGGTTTCCCGCCAAGTATGCCCGAGCAAATGCTGTACAGGTCGATCGTCCACACAGACCGCAATTATATTGTGGTGTGTTTCTCCAGGCTCGTACCCATACGTTGCTCATTGGGATCCTGTATCCTTTTTCGGAATCTGTACAGAGATTCGTTCTAAGGTTGTGCTCCTGTTTATTGTATTAACAATGAGTGTTCTTGCAAAAGAGATAATGGTTGAAGTTGAATTGATTGTATATGGAAAAAAAGATGGGCACGAATTGAAAGAACGAAGCGTGCCCTTTCTCTTCAGTATCACGGTCCAGGGATGATATATCCTGATAGAGCATAGGTCACTGCAAGAACGATCAGTAAGATCAATCCACATATGCAGGAACAAGGTGATACACAGCCGCCTTTTGCCTTGAAAAAGACAGTATCGATGACTAGAGCCAGTGCAACAGCATGAAGTGGATCCATTGACTCGTCTACTGTGACAATGTACTGATCCCGTATTGACAATATCTTTTTGTCAAGTCGGAACTTGTGCTGACCCGTTTCACTGACTGCATCAAAACCCCAGGCCAGATATCCACCTTGGGCCTTGATTGCCTCATTTCTATAATAGAGTGTGAAATTCTTTCTCAGCGCAATCCACGGTCGAGAGATCTTGGCGATTCTCTCTCCCTGAGCTCCAAGAAGCCAGAATGTCTTATCGAAGAATCCTCCCTTGGCAGTTAAGATTCGTTCGCCATTCATGTCCTCCATATGTAGGGTCGTGCGGAAGACGCTTAACCACGTTCTACGAGCGACAGCTACCTGTTCGCCTGTATCTGCATCATAGATCTCAAAGACTGGTCGCATTGCAATGATTTTTTGCACGACCTTGAATCTACGAGTGCCTGTTCCAGTATAACTTTCATCCATTCCCATTTTTAGAGTTCCCTCTATCTTTCAGGGATTTATCGAATCCTTAAAAATGCATCACATAATCAGAAATGTCAAGAGAGGATTTTTTTATTTTGGGATGATCGCACTCAGAGATGGCATTATCGTCTTGAGATTCTTGGGGCAGTCACCATATTCTTGAGAGAGGGCACTTACTAATTCCTCAATGTTTATACGCCGGAAGACCGACAGGCCAAGTCGGGCGTAGAAGAGATGGAGCGAGTAAAGACTCTCCTAAAATGGAATGAACGATCAGAGACCGCAAAGACAATTTTCATTATTACCCTTGTGATCGGTGGCACTGCTGGAGGGTATGGACTCTTTGTCCTTGCAATGGGTACGCCAACACCTCTTGTTGTGGTTACGAGCAGATCGATGGTTCCGACACTGAACGTGGGAGATCTTTTGGTTCTCAAGCATGTGCCTGAGGACGATATTAAGGTGGGCGACATTATTGTCTATGAGGACTCTTGGTATACAGCAGCCCCAATTGTTCATCGGGTCATTCGTATCGAAGAGATCAACGGGACGAAACACTTCTACACGAAAGGTGATAACAATTCGGTAGAAGACCCTGGAGACCGTGTATATAGCGAGATCACAGGCGTTGTTGTTTTGACGATTCCGTGGGTTGGGAACATCAGTCTCTTCCTGAGAGGCCTCATCAGTACGCCTATTGGTTTTATTACGCTCATCATTATTTTTGGGCTGATCATTTTTGGTCCTGAGATCTTTTGTCAGAAAGAGAATGGGACTGAGGAAGAGACCGATGAAGAACAGCAAGAGCCGAGTGCTGTGTCAGATACTACTCCCTAGATGATTTTCAGTTGGCCGAAGAAGAACAGTTTATTTAGCCGCCTCAAGGCCTCAAGGAGGCCGCGCTTCAGGAAGTAGTGACGATCCGATGGAATTACGAGACGGTCTCGCAAGCCTCACCCAGAAGAAGATCTGGCGTTTTTCAGCTCTAAGCACACTGAACAAGTTTGCCAACTCATTTACTATTATTGTTCTACCACTCTATGCTCTTGCAATTGGGACAGACGAGGCATTTTACGGCCTCATGGTCGCGATGGCCGGTTATCTTCAGGCGGCAACGCTATTTCCAGCAGGCACGCTCAGTGATCGTCATGGTCGTGGTATCGCCCTGCTCATTGGCGGCCTTGTAAGCGGTATGTGTTTTATGCTTATGCCATTTATTCATGACACGCTTGCTATTCTTGTGATCTACGCACTCACAGGTGTTGGTACTGGTTTTACTTCTTCATCATATCGCGCAATGATTGCTGACTACACCGAAGTTGGGACTGAACGCACAAAGTCCTATGGTATTACAGACGCCACTGGAACTTTTGCAGCAATGATCGGACCGTTCATTGCAGGATTTGTCCTTGATCCCAGTATGTTATCATGGATAACCACGGTGATGACACGCTATGCGATTCTATTCTTTCTTATAGGAGGTGTAAAGATCGTCAGTGGTGTCTTAGGCATCTCTACGGATTATTGGTTGCGAGCGAACTCTTCGGAACCATTTGAGTCGACCACTATCGATCCTCAAGATTCAGATGAAGAACGCAAAGGGGATGCGTTGGTTGTGTCGTTGTTCGGGCTGAGCCGTGTTATCATGGGTTTCAGTTCTGGAATGGTCGTGCCATATCTCATTCCATGGATCTATGCTGCGTTTAGTCCGGATCCATTAGTCTTGGGTATTGTGCCATCGATCTCGAATATGAGCCTGGCATGGGGTCTTCTTGTTGTTGGTTTCACAAGTGAGCGTATTGGCAAGCTCCGTCTGATCCTTCTTCTATATCTCATCACACCGCTTCTCACTATTGGCTTTGTCTACGCGCCTCTGTTTATCTTAGCGGTCATCTTCTATATCGCCCGTTCTTCAGTTGCTAACATGGTCCAACCTGCCTCGACTTCACTTCTCATGAGTGAAATCGCGCAGTCGAAACGTGGTCGTTCATGGGCTGTTGTGCGGATTTTATGGACCTTTCCGCGGCAGACTGGCACCCTTATCGCCGCGTTTATTCTTGGTTCGGGGATTGCAGGTGGTATTGTGAACTTTGGACTTGTTGTATTTCCCCTGGCAATGTGTTTCTATCCTGTGTCAGTAATTCCAATGTGGCTAGCAGTACGACGAAATCAGCAATTGCTGGAACAACAGCCCTGAGCCTCAGCCTACAAAGATTCATTACAGCTTGTGCTTCTTGAAAATCGAGACTCATCTTAGGAGATGATAGATTAATGACTATTGCATCGCATTGGAGGTTCATAGTAATTGCTGGTCTCATTGTTCTTGAGATCCTTGCGATTCAATCGAATCCACTAATTGCTGCGCTCGTGTTTATTCCTACTGTTGGCGTTGTCTGTGGTAAAAAGACACAGGCGGCAGGCACCGTCTCATCTGCGAAGACTGCTAAGCCAGAGGTTGAAGAATGGGTTCCCGAGGTGGAGGTTCCTCATGCCGCACTGACCGAGTTACCCATCGAGACCATTGAGGGAATAGGCCCCGTGTATGGCCAGAAGTTACGTGATAACGGAATCTCTACAGTACAAGAGCTTCTTGCTGCAAGTGCTGAGGAAGTCGCAAAGATCTGTGGTGTCGGTGAAGATGAAGCACAACGTTGGATTTCCATGAGCAGGTTCGCTTGGCTAGAGTCTGTATCCGAAGAGGATGCCGAGGCCATTGTCTATGCTGGTGGTATTGGTTCCCTCAACGAACTTTCCGAGGCCGATCCTGAGCAATTGCTTAAGGATATCTTGGAAGGCGTCAAGCTTGGTCATGTCCAGATTCCCAAGGGCTATGAGTTCACGCTTGAGAACGTCAAGAAGTGGATTGCTGAGGCCAAGGATCTAATGACAGAATAGGACGATTTTAGGCTGGAAGTCTTTTCCAGCCACCTCTTTTTTATCAATTTCGTAGAAATATACTCTTAGCGAAGGCCATAAATAGGGACATATACCAGCCGGGCGTGGCCAAGACACAGAAATATCATAGAGAAGTGTCAACCACTGGTGAAAAACATGAAGCGAAATCCAATTGGCTGGATGAAAGAAGAGTATCAGAAGCTCGTCGAGGCCGATCTTGACTGGAAGATTCGGATCCTTCAGGGTCCTTCAACTCCAAAAGCTAAGGTCGATGGCGTCGATGTGATCATGCTCTGTAGCAACAACTATCTCAACCTGACGAACCATCCGCATCTCAAGGAGGCGGCTATTGAGGCTATCAAGACTCATGGGACGGGTTCTGGTTCAGTGCGAGCTATTGCAGGAACTATGGACCTGCACGCAGAGTTGGAACGTCGCTTAGCCCAGTTTAAGGATGCAGAGGCCTCAATTACCTACAGTGCCGGGTTCACTGCGAACGAGGGACTCATTCCACAGCTCGTACGCAAGGGTGATGCCATTATCTCTGATGAGCTCAATCATGGAAGCATTATTGACGGTGTTCGTCTCACAAAGGCTGATCGCTTCGTCTACGATCACTGCGATATGGCCTCTCTTGAACGTGTGCTCAATGAGGCTGAGAAGGGCAATCCGGAGCGCATGCTCATCATCACTGACGGTGTTTTTTCAATGGATGGTGACATTGCACCCCTTGATGAGATTGTCAAACTGGGTTCTGAACACGGTGCAATGATCTATGTGGACGATGCACATGGCGAGGCTGTTCTGGGGAAGGGCGGTAGAGGTATCGTGTCCCATTTCAACCTGACACACGATGAGGTTCACTTTGAGATGGGTACTTTCTCAAAGGCCTTTGGTGTGATGGGTGGCCACGTTTCTGGTAGTCAGGACATGGTCAATTATGCCCTGAACAAGAGCCGCTCCTGGCTCCTCAGCGCATCTCATCCTCCGGCCACTGCTGCTGCCTGCATTGCAGCCATTGATGTCCTTGAGAACGAGCCTGAGCATGTCAGGACACTCTGGGAGAACCGCGATTACTTTGTGAAGGGTCTCCAAGAGATGGGCTATGACACTGGCCGATCGCAGACACCTATCGTTCCTGCAATTGTCGGTGAGAGTTCAAAGGCTGTAAAGCTCAGTGAGGGCCTTTACAGAGAAGGTATCCTTGCTCTGCCTATTGTCTTTCCGATGGTTGCACGTGATGCAGCCCGGATCAGGAACATTATGAACTCTGGGTTGACGAAGGAACATCTCGACCAGGCACTTAATGCCTACGAGAAGGTCGGAAAAGAGCTTAAAATTATTTAATGTCGGAAAACATCCCGGGGGGATTTTTCCTCGGGACTCCTTTTCCTTTTTGGGTTTATGTAGCACTAAAGATGGAGTAAAATATGCCTG comes from Candidatus Thorarchaeota archaeon and encodes:
- a CDS encoding MFS transporter; this encodes MELRDGLASLTQKKIWRFSALSTLNKFANSFTIIVLPLYALAIGTDEAFYGLMVAMAGYLQAATLFPAGTLSDRHGRGIALLIGGLVSGMCFMLMPFIHDTLAILVIYALTGVGTGFTSSSYRAMIADYTEVGTERTKSYGITDATGTFAAMIGPFIAGFVLDPSMLSWITTVMTRYAILFFLIGGVKIVSGVLGISTDYWLRANSSEPFESTTIDPQDSDEERKGDALVVSLFGLSRVIMGFSSGMVVPYLIPWIYAAFSPDPLVLGIVPSISNMSLAWGLLVVGFTSERIGKLRLILLLYLITPLLTIGFVYAPLFILAVIFYIARSSVANMVQPASTSLLMSEIAQSKRGRSWAVVRILWTFPRQTGTLIAAFILGSGIAGGIVNFGLVVFPLAMCFYPVSVIPMWLAVRRNQQLLEQQP
- a CDS encoding DUF4332 domain-containing protein, producing the protein MTIASHWRFIVIAGLIVLEILAIQSNPLIAALVFIPTVGVVCGKKTQAAGTVSSAKTAKPEVEEWVPEVEVPHAALTELPIETIEGIGPVYGQKLRDNGISTVQELLAASAEEVAKICGVGEDEAQRWISMSRFAWLESVSEEDAEAIVYAGGIGSLNELSEADPEQLLKDILEGVKLGHVQIPKGYEFTLENVKKWIAEAKDLMTE
- a CDS encoding signal peptidase I, yielding MERVKTLLKWNERSETAKTIFIITLVIGGTAGGYGLFVLAMGTPTPLVVVTSRSMVPTLNVGDLLVLKHVPEDDIKVGDIIVYEDSWYTAAPIVHRVIRIEEINGTKHFYTKGDNNSVEDPGDRVYSEITGVVVLTIPWVGNISLFLRGLISTPIGFITLIIIFGLIIFGPEIFCQKENGTEEETDEEQQEPSAVSDTTP
- a CDS encoding aspartate ammonia-lyase, with product MSKHEHEEYREESDLLGTRKIPRDAYWGVQTSRAQDNFGVSLIPIGNYTKLIVALAMVKKACALANRDLGLLKKKYARAIIQACDEIIDGKLHDQFVVDVLQGGAGTSTNMNTNEVIASRANEILGYPRNSMTPIAANDHVNMSQSTNDVYPTAIKIATIFNLNELSDVLGELIMALDEKAEAFKDILKLGRTEMQDAVPITLGQEFSAWSACLKRDLLRIGLARQVLETHNIGATAIGTSLNADPHYIQLAEKHLREVTGLNGLVTAENLVDDTQNSDEFVHASGLLRVMASNLSKICHDLILLSSGPIGGFHEIVLPAVQPGSSIMPGKVNPVIPEMMIQCSAMVIGHDNVITLAANGGQLELNAFEPLIAYNFFQALKLLRNAIPILTNKCIKGISPNPEGLEVVHRSVGLVTALNPYIGYKAATKIAKEALATRRPIREIVLEKGLLDEKTLDEVLSPERMTQAHELEVAHETQDDDNRE
- a CDS encoding aminotransferase class I/II-fold pyridoxal phosphate-dependent enzyme, whose amino-acid sequence is MKRNPIGWMKEEYQKLVEADLDWKIRILQGPSTPKAKVDGVDVIMLCSNNYLNLTNHPHLKEAAIEAIKTHGTGSGSVRAIAGTMDLHAELERRLAQFKDAEASITYSAGFTANEGLIPQLVRKGDAIISDELNHGSIIDGVRLTKADRFVYDHCDMASLERVLNEAEKGNPERMLIITDGVFSMDGDIAPLDEIVKLGSEHGAMIYVDDAHGEAVLGKGGRGIVSHFNLTHDEVHFEMGTFSKAFGVMGGHVSGSQDMVNYALNKSRSWLLSASHPPATAAACIAAIDVLENEPEHVRTLWENRDYFVKGLQEMGYDTGRSQTPIVPAIVGESSKAVKLSEGLYREGILALPIVFPMVARDAARIRNIMNSGLTKEHLDQALNAYEKVGKELKII
- the ggt gene encoding gamma-glutamyltransferase, which codes for MFWRRKTGRSDVLAPKGIVAASEPLAAQAGIEILRQGGNAADAAVATAAVLDVTEPFSTGCGGDAFVLLHTPDGHRPIALNGSGRAGSLVTLDELLSDGWEKMPVRGGPPVTVPGAMHLWELLNKEYGNLDLGEVLAPAIRYARDGFPVAPIISQYWKMLVPVLQNDEAQRVFTIDGRAPQMGDLMRNKDLAHTFETVANEGAETFYEGDIADAIVKTVQAHGGFLTHEDLKRHRTEKTDPISSEYHGLRVFEHPPNGQGFAALIMLNILTELEISRFGPLESKRYHLMIEAKKLAYADLLAHNADPYFYDVPLEKLLSKGYAKQRAKRINEASAMEPSITGALPRSDTIYLATADAEGMAVSFINSLYMGFGSGLVVPGTGIKLQNRGNLFSLDPKHPNAYAPGKRPFHTIIPGALYREHEFYGVFGIMGGSHQAQAHVQFVSNLVDYNMTPQEALDHPRFHHDQETNMVALENGIPPYIQGELRRLGHRLHHETMVSFGGGQAIIRLDNAWIGGSDHRKDGQAIGF
- a CDS encoding GTP-binding protein; the encoded protein is MQRPMVVKIAVVGAGGVGKSTLIGHLATGMFIETHMTVGVNVQSMSIEIEANEQATLAMFDFGGQKQFRFMQGTLIKGSQIALLVFDCSDLQTLEQLKEWLNLLAAIPVERRLLVGTKTDMKDQIPERRIIEFAAELGIDHVIVSSKTGENMDVLFDKIRSILHEF